The following coding sequences are from one Bombus terrestris chromosome 14, iyBomTerr1.2, whole genome shotgun sequence window:
- the LOC100642819 gene encoding probable ATP-dependent RNA helicase DDX17 isoform X1, which produces MGRYRSPSRDRDRRRRSRSRSRSRSPRDRRNWGSSGGRDRGGGRHSRGQPGANLRKPRWDLSRLEPFKKDFYVPHEAVKNRDLRIVEQYRSEKEITLKGKNIPNPVFTFEETGFPDYVLKQIKRQGFTEPTSIQAQGWPIALSGRDMVGIASTGSGKTLSYILPAIVHINSQPKLGRKDGPIALVLAPTRELAQQIQQVANDFGHSSGIRNTCLYGGAPKGAQARDLDGGVEIVIATPGRLLDFLESGRTNLKRCTYLVLDEADRMLDMGFEPQIRKIIEQIRPDRQTLMWSATWPKEVKNLAEDFLKDYAQINVGSLQLAANHNILQIIDVCQDYEKENKLSTLLKEIMAESENKTIVFIETKRRVDEITRKMKCDGWPAACIHGDKTQQERDWVLQDFRSGKAPILVATDVAARGLDVEDVKFVINFDYPSCSEDYVHRIGRTGRRQKTGTAYTFFTPNNSNKANDLIQVLKEANQVINPKLLELADSKSGGYGRHRGGRNRWRSRGGRNGKDRSYSRSRSRSHSREYNGRRNRRSYSRSYSRSRSPVSNRTEVIGKSYWSSER; this is translated from the exons ATGGGCCGCTATAGGAG tCCTAGTCGTGACAGAGATAGGAGACGTAGATCTCGCAGTAGATCTCGTAGCAGATCACCAAGAGATAGAAGAAATTGGGGTAGTAGTGGAGGTAGAGATCGGGGTGGTGGCAGACATAGCCGTGGTCAACCTGGAGCAAATTTAAGAAAACCTAGATGGGATTTAAGTCGACTGGAACCTTTCAAAAAAGATTTTTATGTACCACATGAGGCAGTTAAAAATCGTGATTTACGTATAGTTGAACAATACAGAAGCGAAAAAGAAATCACTCTAAAGGGGAAAAATATACCTAATCCTGTATTCACATTTGAAGAAACAGGTTTTCCAGACTATGTTCTAAAGCAGATAAA gCGACAAGGTTTTACTGAACCGACATCAATACAAGCACAGGGATGGCCAATTGCTTTAAGTGGAAGAGACATGGTAGGAATTGCATCAACAGGTTCTGGGAAAACATTATCTTATATACTCCCAGCAATTGTTCACATTAATAGTCAACCTAAGTTAGGACGAAAGGATGGACCTATTGCTTTAGTGCTAGCACCAACGCGAGAGCTTGCACAACAAATTCAGCAAGTTGCTAATGATTTTGGTCATTCCTCTGGTATTAGAAATACTTGTCTATATGGTGGAGCACCGAAAGGTGCACAGGCCAGAGATTTAGATGGTGGGGTAGAGATTGTCATAGCTACACCTGGTAGATTATTAGACTTTCTTGAATCAGggcgtacaaatttaaaaagGTGTACCTATTTAGTATTGGATGAAGCAGATAGAATGTTAGATATGGGATTTGAACCTCAAATTAGAAAGATCATAGAACAAATTAGGCCAGATAGGCAGACATTAATGTGGTCAGCTACATGGCCCAAGGAAGTAAAAAATTTAGCTGaagattttttaaaagattatgCTCAAATTAATGTTGGATCCCTACAGTTAGCTGCAAatcataatatattacaaattattgatGTATGTCAAGActacgaaaaagaaaataa ATTAAGCACacttttaaaagaaataatgGCGGAAAGTGAAAACAAAACTATAGTATTTATTGAGACAAAACGCAGAGTGGatgaaataacaagaaaaatgaaatgTGATGGGTGGCCAGCCGCTTGTATACATGGTGACAAGACACAGCAAGAAAGGGATTGGGTTTTACAAG attttagatCAGGGAAAGCGCCAATTCTTGTCGCAACAGATGTTGCTGCTCGTGGTCTTG ACGTTGAAGACGTCAAGTTTGTCATCAATTTTGACTATCCCTCCTGTTCGGAAGATTACGTTCATCGAATCGGTCGAACAGGTCGTCGGCAGAAAACTGGTACAGCATATACCTTTTTTACACCTAATAATTCGAATAAGGCTAACGACCTAATCCAGGTATTAAAAGAAGCGAACCAAGTTATCAATCCGAAATTACTCGAACTTGCCGATAGTAAGAGTGGTGGATATGGCAGGCATAGAG GCGGAAGAAATAGATGGCGGTCTCGAGGTGGCCGAAACGGAAAAGATCGTAGTTACTCGAGAAGTAGAAGTCGAAGTCACAGTAGGGAATACAACggtcgtcgtaatcgtcgcaGTTACAGTCGGAGTTATTCTCGAAGTCGTAGCCCTGTTAGCAATCGTACAG AAGTGATTGGTAAGAGCTACTGGAGTAGCGAGAGATGA
- the LOC100642819 gene encoding probable ATP-dependent RNA helicase DDX17 isoform X3 yields the protein MGRYRSPSRDRDRRRRSRSRSRSRSPRDRRNWGSSGGRDRGGGRHSRGQPGANLRKPRWDLSRLEPFKKDFYVPHEAVKNRDLRIVEQYRSEKEITLKGKNIPNPVFTFEETGFPDYVLKQIKRQGFTEPTSIQAQGWPIALSGRDMVGIASTGSGKTLSYILPAIVHINSQPKLGRKDGPIALVLAPTRELAQQIQQVANDFGHSSGIRNTCLYGGAPKGAQARDLDGGVEIVIATPGRLLDFLESGRTNLKRCTYLVLDEADRMLDMGFEPQIRKIIEQIRPDRQTLMWSATWPKEVKNLAEDFLKDYAQINVGSLQLAANHNILQIIDVCQDYEKENKLSTLLKEIMAESENKTIVFIETKRRVDEITRKMKCDGWPAACIHGDKTQQERDWVLQDFRSGKAPILVATDVAARGLEAHCAQTYAG from the exons ATGGGCCGCTATAGGAG tCCTAGTCGTGACAGAGATAGGAGACGTAGATCTCGCAGTAGATCTCGTAGCAGATCACCAAGAGATAGAAGAAATTGGGGTAGTAGTGGAGGTAGAGATCGGGGTGGTGGCAGACATAGCCGTGGTCAACCTGGAGCAAATTTAAGAAAACCTAGATGGGATTTAAGTCGACTGGAACCTTTCAAAAAAGATTTTTATGTACCACATGAGGCAGTTAAAAATCGTGATTTACGTATAGTTGAACAATACAGAAGCGAAAAAGAAATCACTCTAAAGGGGAAAAATATACCTAATCCTGTATTCACATTTGAAGAAACAGGTTTTCCAGACTATGTTCTAAAGCAGATAAA gCGACAAGGTTTTACTGAACCGACATCAATACAAGCACAGGGATGGCCAATTGCTTTAAGTGGAAGAGACATGGTAGGAATTGCATCAACAGGTTCTGGGAAAACATTATCTTATATACTCCCAGCAATTGTTCACATTAATAGTCAACCTAAGTTAGGACGAAAGGATGGACCTATTGCTTTAGTGCTAGCACCAACGCGAGAGCTTGCACAACAAATTCAGCAAGTTGCTAATGATTTTGGTCATTCCTCTGGTATTAGAAATACTTGTCTATATGGTGGAGCACCGAAAGGTGCACAGGCCAGAGATTTAGATGGTGGGGTAGAGATTGTCATAGCTACACCTGGTAGATTATTAGACTTTCTTGAATCAGggcgtacaaatttaaaaagGTGTACCTATTTAGTATTGGATGAAGCAGATAGAATGTTAGATATGGGATTTGAACCTCAAATTAGAAAGATCATAGAACAAATTAGGCCAGATAGGCAGACATTAATGTGGTCAGCTACATGGCCCAAGGAAGTAAAAAATTTAGCTGaagattttttaaaagattatgCTCAAATTAATGTTGGATCCCTACAGTTAGCTGCAAatcataatatattacaaattattgatGTATGTCAAGActacgaaaaagaaaataa ATTAAGCACacttttaaaagaaataatgGCGGAAAGTGAAAACAAAACTATAGTATTTATTGAGACAAAACGCAGAGTGGatgaaataacaagaaaaatgaaatgTGATGGGTGGCCAGCCGCTTGTATACATGGTGACAAGACACAGCAAGAAAGGGATTGGGTTTTACAAG attttagatCAGGGAAAGCGCCAATTCTTGTCGCAACAGATGTTGCTGCTCGTGGTCTTG AGGCACATTGCGCGCAGACCTACGCCGGGTAA
- the LOC100642819 gene encoding probable ATP-dependent RNA helicase DDX17 isoform X2, with protein MGRYRSPSRDRDRRRRSRSRSRSRSPRDRRNWGSSGGRDRGGGRHSRGQPGANLRKPRWDLSRLEPFKKDFYVPHEAVKNRDLRIVEQYRSEKEITLKGKNIPNPVFTFEETGFPDYVLKQIKRQGFTEPTSIQAQGWPIALSGRDMVGIASTGSGKTLSYILPAIVHINSQPKLGRKDGPIALVLAPTRELAQQIQQVANDFGHSSGIRNTCLYGGAPKGAQARDLDGGVEIVIATPGRLLDFLESGRTNLKRCTYLVLDEADRMLDMGFEPQIRKIIEQIRPDRQTLMWSATWPKEVKNLAEDFLKDYAQINVGSLQLAANHNILQIIDVCQDYEKENKLSTLLKEIMAESENKTIVFIETKRRVDEITRKMKCDGWPAACIHGDKTQQERDWVLQDFRSGKAPILVATDVAARGLDVEDVKFVINFDYPSCSEDYVHRIGRTGRRQKTGTAYTFFTPNNSNKANDLIQVLKEANQVINPKLLELADSKSGGYGRHRGGRNRWRSRGGRNGKDRSYSRSRSRSHSREYNGRRNRRSYSRSYSRSRSPVSNRTGK; from the exons ATGGGCCGCTATAGGAG tCCTAGTCGTGACAGAGATAGGAGACGTAGATCTCGCAGTAGATCTCGTAGCAGATCACCAAGAGATAGAAGAAATTGGGGTAGTAGTGGAGGTAGAGATCGGGGTGGTGGCAGACATAGCCGTGGTCAACCTGGAGCAAATTTAAGAAAACCTAGATGGGATTTAAGTCGACTGGAACCTTTCAAAAAAGATTTTTATGTACCACATGAGGCAGTTAAAAATCGTGATTTACGTATAGTTGAACAATACAGAAGCGAAAAAGAAATCACTCTAAAGGGGAAAAATATACCTAATCCTGTATTCACATTTGAAGAAACAGGTTTTCCAGACTATGTTCTAAAGCAGATAAA gCGACAAGGTTTTACTGAACCGACATCAATACAAGCACAGGGATGGCCAATTGCTTTAAGTGGAAGAGACATGGTAGGAATTGCATCAACAGGTTCTGGGAAAACATTATCTTATATACTCCCAGCAATTGTTCACATTAATAGTCAACCTAAGTTAGGACGAAAGGATGGACCTATTGCTTTAGTGCTAGCACCAACGCGAGAGCTTGCACAACAAATTCAGCAAGTTGCTAATGATTTTGGTCATTCCTCTGGTATTAGAAATACTTGTCTATATGGTGGAGCACCGAAAGGTGCACAGGCCAGAGATTTAGATGGTGGGGTAGAGATTGTCATAGCTACACCTGGTAGATTATTAGACTTTCTTGAATCAGggcgtacaaatttaaaaagGTGTACCTATTTAGTATTGGATGAAGCAGATAGAATGTTAGATATGGGATTTGAACCTCAAATTAGAAAGATCATAGAACAAATTAGGCCAGATAGGCAGACATTAATGTGGTCAGCTACATGGCCCAAGGAAGTAAAAAATTTAGCTGaagattttttaaaagattatgCTCAAATTAATGTTGGATCCCTACAGTTAGCTGCAAatcataatatattacaaattattgatGTATGTCAAGActacgaaaaagaaaataa ATTAAGCACacttttaaaagaaataatgGCGGAAAGTGAAAACAAAACTATAGTATTTATTGAGACAAAACGCAGAGTGGatgaaataacaagaaaaatgaaatgTGATGGGTGGCCAGCCGCTTGTATACATGGTGACAAGACACAGCAAGAAAGGGATTGGGTTTTACAAG attttagatCAGGGAAAGCGCCAATTCTTGTCGCAACAGATGTTGCTGCTCGTGGTCTTG ACGTTGAAGACGTCAAGTTTGTCATCAATTTTGACTATCCCTCCTGTTCGGAAGATTACGTTCATCGAATCGGTCGAACAGGTCGTCGGCAGAAAACTGGTACAGCATATACCTTTTTTACACCTAATAATTCGAATAAGGCTAACGACCTAATCCAGGTATTAAAAGAAGCGAACCAAGTTATCAATCCGAAATTACTCGAACTTGCCGATAGTAAGAGTGGTGGATATGGCAGGCATAGAG GCGGAAGAAATAGATGGCGGTCTCGAGGTGGCCGAAACGGAAAAGATCGTAGTTACTCGAGAAGTAGAAGTCGAAGTCACAGTAGGGAATACAACggtcgtcgtaatcgtcgcaGTTACAGTCGGAGTTATTCTCGAAGTCGTAGCCCTGTTAGCAATCGTACAGGTAAGTAA
- the LOC100644078 gene encoding uncharacterized protein LOC100644078 isoform X1, whose protein sequence is MIPPLSVAPRFPDCVDYQKMRTVAVWTAFVLAYSSSPFVAGIRYIDPISPQSGNTGDIAEKRVDLTEPTCEELRAMWRYTKRQSRAAKTTTGYSLYPDPFSYNVWKSYPERPKPPHTHRGRLAGRARNRAGSSAPIYGRMVHKAPAGSRFRNGMRPPARPFDKLPRLFGTINSYPSNPHPNMKYRTIVGSPQVPQAGSFEHLKELLRAERARELQEQHKAEKLAEKTFTFKDTVDNEHPFHMQSRKQFPKPTLRMPTKINYEFGQGRHTSNVPNIGQAWTRSGPQSREYLLR, encoded by the exons ATGATACCACCTCTCTCAGTTGCTCCTCGGTTTCCGGACTGCGTGGACTACCAG AAAATGCGTACTGTGGCTGTATGGACCGCTTTTGTATTAGCGTACTCAAGCAGCCCGTTCGTGGCCGGTATACGATACATCGATCCGATCTCGCCGCAATCAGGGAACACCGGCGACATCGCCGAGAAGCGCGTTGACCTGACTGAGCCGACATGCGAGGAATTGAGGGCAATGTGGAGGTACACCAAGCGACAAAGCAGGGCTGCTAAAACCACTACCGGATACTCTCTTTATCCTGATCCATTTTCGTACAACGTCTGGAAGTCTTATCCCGAACGCCCCAAGCCCCCTCACACCCACCGTG GAAGATTAGCGGGAAGAGCACGTAACCGTGCAGGAAGTAGTGCTCCAATTTATGGCAGGATGGTACATAAAGCACCAGCGGGCAGCAGATTCAGAAATGGAATGCGACCTCCGGCACGGCCTTTCGACAAACTCCCGCGACTTTTCGGAACAATCAATTCGTATCCGTCGAATCCACATCCAAACATGAAATACCGTACGATTGTTGGTTCCCCTCAGGTCCCTCAGGCGGGCAGTTTTGAGCATTTGAAGGAATTACTCCGCGCTGAACGAGCTCGTGAACTACAG gAACAACATAAAGCTGAAAAACTTGCAGAAAAGACATTTACCTTCAAGGATACCGTTGACAACGAGCACCCTTTTCATATGCAATCTCGGAAGCAATTTCCGAAGCCAACACTGCGAATGCCGacgaaaattaattatgaattCGGTCAAGGTCGACATACATCGAACGTGCCAAATATTGGTCAGGCTTGGACG AGGAGCGGTCCTCAGTCTCGCGAATACTTGTTGCGTTAG
- the LOC100644078 gene encoding uncharacterized protein LOC100644078 isoform X2 encodes MLQKMRTVAVWTAFVLAYSSSPFVAGIRYIDPISPQSGNTGDIAEKRVDLTEPTCEELRAMWRYTKRQSRAAKTTTGYSLYPDPFSYNVWKSYPERPKPPHTHRGRLAGRARNRAGSSAPIYGRMVHKAPAGSRFRNGMRPPARPFDKLPRLFGTINSYPSNPHPNMKYRTIVGSPQVPQAGSFEHLKELLRAERARELQEQHKAEKLAEKTFTFKDTVDNEHPFHMQSRKQFPKPTLRMPTKINYEFGQGRHTSNVPNIGQAWTRSGPQSREYLLR; translated from the exons ATGTTACAG AAAATGCGTACTGTGGCTGTATGGACCGCTTTTGTATTAGCGTACTCAAGCAGCCCGTTCGTGGCCGGTATACGATACATCGATCCGATCTCGCCGCAATCAGGGAACACCGGCGACATCGCCGAGAAGCGCGTTGACCTGACTGAGCCGACATGCGAGGAATTGAGGGCAATGTGGAGGTACACCAAGCGACAAAGCAGGGCTGCTAAAACCACTACCGGATACTCTCTTTATCCTGATCCATTTTCGTACAACGTCTGGAAGTCTTATCCCGAACGCCCCAAGCCCCCTCACACCCACCGTG GAAGATTAGCGGGAAGAGCACGTAACCGTGCAGGAAGTAGTGCTCCAATTTATGGCAGGATGGTACATAAAGCACCAGCGGGCAGCAGATTCAGAAATGGAATGCGACCTCCGGCACGGCCTTTCGACAAACTCCCGCGACTTTTCGGAACAATCAATTCGTATCCGTCGAATCCACATCCAAACATGAAATACCGTACGATTGTTGGTTCCCCTCAGGTCCCTCAGGCGGGCAGTTTTGAGCATTTGAAGGAATTACTCCGCGCTGAACGAGCTCGTGAACTACAG gAACAACATAAAGCTGAAAAACTTGCAGAAAAGACATTTACCTTCAAGGATACCGTTGACAACGAGCACCCTTTTCATATGCAATCTCGGAAGCAATTTCCGAAGCCAACACTGCGAATGCCGacgaaaattaattatgaattCGGTCAAGGTCGACATACATCGAACGTGCCAAATATTGGTCAGGCTTGGACG AGGAGCGGTCCTCAGTCTCGCGAATACTTGTTGCGTTAG
- the LOC100651775 gene encoding rRNA methyltransferase 3, mitochondrial gives MVFLNIVRNTIQPIRYAKQLKTVNLCIIRTYVRWVSRRPIAIVNEDELFESEDTTQPRIRQERISARKSSKKKPIQEKNSEKTENAVKKNLFTKIKENEKIVSSLMSNLKSRKRREKNDEIVLEGKRLIIDAIKSGAIPHSIIFNDSSDIAALKLPNEVKLYKVPYTTIQLWSALTTSPGLLGIFKTPNVHKNEPVDNALPLTIVCDNIREPGNLGSIMRAAAAVGCEKLIIMKGCVDLWDPKVLRSAAGTHFQLPIHAFPTWDEIPLLISEDSNIFVADSTFGDQFLHNYSTEILQTSLQIFDIDPEDLKSKLIVDTNKQSEEDVVPKNKHLMRDLMLKLPILPYYSVDYTKKESVIIVSGETEGLNFNSYKFLKEKNCIRINIPLVKGVDSLNAAVALGVVIFEIKRQFFKKKSLL, from the exons ATGGTATTTCTAAATATTgtacgtaatactattcaaccaATTCGATATGCTAAGCAATTAAAGACAGTTAATTTGTGTATAATACGGACGTATGTAAGATGGGTTAGTCGAAGACCGATTGCAATTGTTAACGAAGATGAACTTTTCGAAAGTGAAGATACTACTCAGCCGCGCATTCGCCAAGAAAGGATTTCCGCGAGAAAATCGAGTAAAAAGAAACCCATCCAAGAAAAAAACAGTGAAAAAACTGAAAACGCTgtgaaaaagaatttatttacaaaaattaaagaaaatgaaaaaattgtatc ATCTTTGATGAGTAATTTAAAGTCACGAAAGAGGAGGGAAAAAAATGATGAGATAGTTCTAGAAGGAAAAAGACTAATCATAGATGCTATAAAATCGGGTGCAATACCGCAttcaataattttcaatgaTTCATCCGACATAGCTGCATTAAAACTTCCCAATGAAGTTAAATTATACAAAGTTCCATATACTACAATACAGTTGTGGTCTGCTTTAACCACTTCTCCTGGCTTGTTAg GAATTTTTAAAACTCCAAATGTACATAAGAATGAACCAGTTGATAATGCATTACCACTTACAATTGTTTGCGATAATATAAGAGAACCAGGGAATTTAGGATCTATTATGAGAGCTGCTGCAGCAGTAGGCTGCGAAAAATTAATCATAATGAAAG GATGTGTAGATTTGTGGGACCCAAAAGTTCTCAGAAGTGCAGCTGGTACACATTTCCAACTACCTATTCATGCATTTCCAACATGGGATGAGATTCCATTGCTAATTAGTGAAGACAGTAACATTTTTGTAGCAGATAGCACTTTTGGTGATCAGTTTTTGCATAATTATTCAACTGAAATACTTCAAACAAGTttgcaaatatttgatattgatCCAGAAGATTTGAAGTCAAAACTTATTGTGGATACTAACAAGCAATCAGAAGAAGATGTGGTACCAAAAAATAAACACCTGATGAGAGATCTCATGTTAAAATTACCTATTCTTCCATACTATTCTGTAGATTATACAAAAAAAGAATCTGTAATTATTGTAAGTGGAGAAACTGAAGGTTTGAATTTTAATTCCTATAAATTCTTGAAAGAAAAAAACTGTATTCGTATCAATATACCTTTAGTAAAAGGAGTGGATAGTTTGAATGCGGCTGTAGCACTTGGTGTTGTTATCTTTGAAATTAAGAgacaatttttcaagaaaaagagCCTCCTCTGA
- the LOC100647874 gene encoding MAM and LDL-receptor class A domain-containing protein 1 — MWLILLICNCLYWLTCASWIPLNPMLGEQIDLVGGENESFIPNWTKSMENDETKDVFDTFVTNDAFNSTQFPFNSIDRDHDLIDEVEHIEPRHWPVRPDILYTRTIIPPTTEMPLPQKPLNPPTLAQRNSSTQRYPPITPPLSTASIDEVFCDFGTFPAQTLCEWQNGESVINWVAGTGMGTNWMGGPPSDYTTGTMEGGYAFLETSQLSQKDGKTKTLGGLLHSAQLGSTGVVGTCIMFKYSMDGLSVAGLRVLLHVGVDEYSIKKEQTEEITPENATIPSCKPLEIFDERVIWNAQYYTLGVWQQTQLLYTYPELHSLIIEGIPVDSTDPARLYRGYIAIDDIDLQPGTSCIGFCNFAGGFCDWANDAEDDFDWTISRGSGNPTTGPAMDSSTDQSTAGGYAYIDSSFPRRPGDRARLVSTSFPASSADTPMCMHFWFHMFGSGIGSLKLFIRHFRSLDAPLREIWSLNGNAGNTWFVAQITISSLDDFQLLFEASVGNTEMGDIAIDDISFTQGACPALPQVAVPTPRDCTFEVDECDWINSRDPDRVEWERVSIQVLNPRNQRKSYSNGYTVNRRNEYFLNLGRPRGGPRSSGGGTAQLVSREMKGSDEPLCVTFWYFMFESFIDSIGPSLGVLRVFIQTTEESSTESRSIWQLYSNQGPTWRYAQININERKNFNVVFEGTWGPNRASGSIGIDDIAFYTGNCSVKPPGASVRPEDCSFEKGLCGWENITSSENERTVTWQRAFLAHRPAQLLDKTFGATGDFVFFDIFTINKQSTDVRLRSPIIQTSPDEESVCFTFWFAAFGVEESTTLQVIKMNTDEEAINDEENDGKQQPLWSLTAKGFNNPRPVWTAAQVTIDARASYRLILRGSASNGGFAIDDIKFQPQSCTIRPAAAQPVNNGN; from the exons atgtggctgattttattaatatgtaattgCCTTTACTGGTTAACATGTGCTTCATGGATTCCTTTAAATCCGATGCTCGGAGAACAAATAGATCTCGTCGGCGGCGAAAACGAAAGTTTCATTCCCAATTGGACCAAAAGTATGGAAAATGACGAGACGAAGGATGTCTTTGATACTTTTGTCACCAATGATGCTTTCAACTCGACGCAATTTCCATTCAATTCTATTGATCGAGATCATGATCTTATAGACGAAGTAGAACATATCGAACCTAGGCATTGGCCGGTTAGACCAGATATTCTATATACTCGGACAATTATTCCTCCAACCACAGAGATGCCGTTGCCACAAAAGCCACTTAATCCGCCTACTCTTGCTCAAAGAAATTCATCAACGCAGAg GTATCCACCAATCACACCACCACTATCTACAGCATCAATAGATGAAGTTTTTTGTGACTTTGGAACATTTCCAGCACAGACACTTTGTGAATGGCAAAATGGTGAAAGTGTAATAAACTGGGTAGCTGGAACTGGTATGGGTACCAATTGGATGGGTGGTCCCCCAAGTGATTATACCACTGGTACTATGGAAGGAGG atATGCCTTCCTTGAAACATCACAACTGTCACAAAAGGATGGTAAAACAAAAACTCTAGGAGGACTGTTGCATAGTGCTCAACTAGGAAGTACAGGAGTTGTTGGAACTTGTATTATGTTTAAGTATAGCATGGATGGCCTCAGCGTCGCCGGTTTGAGAGTTCTACTTCATGTAGGTGTAGATGAATATTCTATTAAGAAAGAACAAACTGAAGAAATCACTCCAGAAAATGCGACTATACCGTCTTGCAAGCCACTGGAAATTTTTGACGAACGTGTCATTTGGAATGCTCAGTATTATACCCTGGGTGTTTGGCAGCAAACTCAATTGCTATACACGTATCCTGAGCTACATTCG ttGATCATCGAAGGAATTCCTGTGGATTCTACCGATCCAGCCCGTCTATATAGAGGCTACATAGCCATAGACGACATAGATTTACAACCAGGTACTTCATGTATCGGTTTCTGCAATTTTGCTGGTGGATTTTGTGATTGGGCTAATGACGCGGAGGATGATTTCGATTGGACAATT AGTCGTGGAAGTGGGAATCCCACAACTGGACCAGCAATGGATAGTTCGACAGATCAATCAACAGCTGGGGGATATGCGTATATAGATTCTTCCTTTCCTCGTCGACCAGGAGACAGAGCCAGACTCGTTAGCACCAGCTTCCCCGCATCAAGTGCCGATACACCTATGTGTATGCACTTTTGGTTCCACATGTTTGGCTCTGGCATCGGTTCTTTAAAACTGTTCATTCGTCATTTTCGTAGTTTGGATGCACCTCTCCGAGAAATTTGGAGTCTGAACGGAAACGCTGGAAATACGTGGTTCGTTGCTCAAATTACAATTAGCTCTCTGGATGATTTTCAACTCCTTTTCGAAGCATCTGTAGGTAACACTGAGATGGGAGATATTGCCATTGACGACATCTCTTTTACACAAGGTGCTTGTCCAG CTTTACCTCAAGTTGCCGTACCTACACCACGAGACTGCACCTTCGAAGTCGACGAATGTGACTGGATCAATTCTCGAGATCCTGATCGAGTGGAATGGGAAAGAGTATCTATACAAGTGCTGAATCCCAGGAACCAACGAAAATCGTACAGCAATGGATATACAGTTAATCGAAGAAATGAGTATTTCCTTAATTTGGGACGTCCAAGAGGAGGACCTCGATCATCCGGAGGCGGAACAGCGCAACTTGTTAGTCGGGAAATGAAAGGCAGTGACGAGCCATTATGTGTTACCTTCTGGTACTTTATGTTTGAGTCTTTCATTGATTCTATTGGACCAAGCTTAG GTGTACTCCGTGTATTTATACAAACAACAGAAGAATCATCAACTGAATCAAGATCAATCTGGCAACTGTATAGTAACCAAGGACCCACATGGAGGTATGCACAAATCAATATAAACGAAAGGAAGAACTTCAACGTAGTTTTCGAGGGTACTTGGGGTCCCAATCGTGCTAGTGGCAGCATTGGCATTGACGATATTGCTTTCTATACTGGCAATTGTTCTG TGAAACCACCTGGTGCATCTGTGAGACCAGAAGATTGTAGCTTTGAGAAAGGGTTATGTGGTTGGGAAAATATTACCTCTTCTGAAAACGAGCGTACAGTCACTTGGCAACGTGCGTTTCTTGCCCATCGTCCAGCTCAGCTATTGGATAAAACTTTTGGGGCAACCGGAGACTTtgttttctttgatatttttactataaataaACAATCCACAGATGTACGTTTACGATCTCCAATAATTCAAACATCACCCGACGAAGAATCGGTTTGTTTCACTTTTTGGTTTGCTGCCTTTGGTGTTGAGGAATCTACAACGTTGCAAGTTATTAAAATGAATACCGACGAAGAAGCAATCAACGATGAAGAGAATGACGGAAAACAACAACCT tTATGGTCATTAACAGCGAAAGGATTTAACAATCCTAGACCTGTATGGACTGCAGCACAGGTAACAATAGATGCACGTGCATCTTATCGCCTCATCTTAAGAGGAAGTGCTAGTAACGGAGGTTTTGCGATCGACGACATAAAGTTTCAACCTCAAAGTTGTACAA TTCGACCAGCTGCTGCTCAACCCGTTAATAATGGAAATTAA